One genomic segment of Mastomys coucha isolate ucsf_1 unplaced genomic scaffold, UCSF_Mcou_1 pScaffold22, whole genome shotgun sequence includes these proteins:
- the Mrps18c gene encoding 28S ribosomal protein S18c, mitochondrial has translation MAALLAVCSGIGRKNLTTAAGCFTDRGTHAVSVLWRRCFSQYEQVTSNEDLPIPMENPYKEPLKKCVLCEKRVDYKNVQLLSQFISPFTGCIYGRHITGLCGKKQREITKAIKRAQKMGFMPVTYKDPAYLKDPKVCNIRYRE, from the exons ATGGCAGCTCTGCTTGCTGTGTGCAGTGGTATAGGGAGGAAGAATTTGACAACCGCGGCTGGCTGCTTCACAGATCGCGGAACTCACGCGG tttctgtgcTGTGGAGAAGATGTTTTTCACAGTATGAACAGGTAACCAGCAATGAGGACCTG ccaatcccAATGGAAAACCCCTATAAGGAGCCTCTTAAGAAGTGTGTCTTGTGTGAGAAACGTGTAGATTACAAGAATGTGCAG CTTTTGTCCCAGTTTATTTCTCCATTTACTGGATGCATTTACGGAAGGCACATAacag GTCTTTGTGGAAAGAAACAGAGGGAAATAACTAAAGCCATTAAGAGAGCTCAGAAAATGG GATTTATGCCAGTTACATACAAGGATCCTGCATATCTCAAAGACCCTAAAGTTTGTAACATTAGATACCGAGAATAA